The following are encoded together in the Lactuca sativa cultivar Salinas chromosome 1, Lsat_Salinas_v11, whole genome shotgun sequence genome:
- the LOC111916575 gene encoding secoisolariciresinol dehydrogenase, with amino-acid sequence MTSSTRRLEGKVALITGAASGIGECTAKLFAEHGAKVVIADIQDQLGQAVCEAIGTSNSIYVHCDVTNEEDVKNAVDTAVSTYGKLDIMFCNAGIADPNKPRIVDNEKTDFERVLSVNITGVFLSMKHAARVMVPARSGSIISTASLSSNIGGAASHAYCAAKHAVAGLTKNLAVELGQFGIRVNCLSPYAMVTPLATSFVGLEGEALETVMNLLGNLKGPTLRTDDVAKAALFLVSGESQYISGQNLFIDGGFGIVNPSFNMFKYPENL; translated from the exons ATGACAAGTTCAACAAGAAG GCTAGAAGGAAAGGTAGCATTGATCACCGGAGCAGCAAGTGGTATTGGTGAGTGCACTGCAAAACTATTTGCTGAACATGGAGCAAAAGTAGTAATCGCAGACATCCAAGACCAACTTGGTCAAGCAGTTTGTGAGGCCATAGGCACATCAAACTCCATATATGTCCATTGTGATGTAACCAATGAAGAAGATGTCAAAAACGCTGTAGATACTGCAGTTTCCACATACGGAAAACTTGACATCATGTTTTGCAATGCGGGGATAGCAGATCCTAACAAGCCACGTATCGTTGATAATGAAAAGACAGACTTTGAGCGTGTGCTTAGTGTCAATATAACAGGTGTCTTTCTAAGCATGAAACATGCTGCTAGGGTTATGGTTCCAGCACGATCTGGCTCAATTATATCAACGGCTAGCTTGTCTTCGAATATTGGTGGTGCAGCCTCGCATGCTTATTGTGCTGCAAAACACGCTGTAGCCGGTTTAACCAAAAATCTTGCAGTGGAACTTGGACAATTTGGTATAAGAGTCAATTGTTTGTCTCCTTATGCAATGGTCACACCACTAGCCACAAGTTTCGTTGGGCTTGAAGGGGAAGCATTAGAAACTGTGATGAACTTACTTGGGAATCTTAAGGGACCAACACTCAGAACTGATGATGTTGCTAAGGCTGCCCTTTTTCTTGTGAGTGGCGAATCACAGTATATTAGTGGACAAAATTTGTTTATTGATGGCGGATTTGGCATTGTTAATCCGTCATTTAATATGTTTAAATACCCAGAGAATCTTTAA